The Aeromicrobium senzhongii genome includes a window with the following:
- a CDS encoding rhomboid family intramembrane serine protease: protein MREASVGFQCPECVSRGQAAVRQPRTIAGGAVTGSAGAITYAIIAINIAAQVVVMATGGAGNPNQSEFFRWGWMSGIEVAQGDYWRLITAAFLHGGLTHIALNMFALYLFGPYVEQTLGRVRYVITYLTLAIGSSVLVYLLEDPFTPTIGASGAVFGLFGLALIFLIRTRQNITGMVVILAINAFFSLRSGISWEGHLGGFLTGVALGLVFAYAPRDRRTLVQVVAFVVLWALFFAAIAWRTDHLVGSLVPGFA, encoded by the coding sequence ATGCGTGAGGCCAGCGTCGGCTTCCAGTGCCCCGAGTGCGTGAGCCGGGGCCAGGCGGCCGTGCGCCAGCCGCGCACGATCGCGGGCGGGGCCGTCACCGGCAGCGCCGGAGCCATCACCTACGCGATCATCGCGATCAACATCGCGGCCCAGGTCGTGGTGATGGCCACCGGCGGTGCCGGCAACCCCAACCAGAGCGAGTTCTTCCGCTGGGGCTGGATGAGCGGCATCGAGGTCGCCCAGGGCGACTACTGGCGCCTGATCACGGCCGCGTTCCTGCACGGCGGCCTGACCCACATCGCGCTGAACATGTTCGCGCTCTATCTGTTCGGGCCCTACGTCGAGCAGACCCTCGGCCGCGTGCGGTACGTCATCACGTACCTGACGCTCGCCATCGGGTCGTCGGTGCTGGTCTATCTGCTCGAGGACCCGTTCACGCCCACGATCGGTGCGTCCGGCGCGGTGTTCGGGCTCTTCGGCCTGGCGTTGATCTTCTTGATCCGCACGCGTCAGAACATCACCGGAATGGTCGTCATCTTGGCGATCAACGCCTTCTTCAGTCTGCGCTCGGGGATCAGCTGGGAGGGCCACCTCGGCGGCTTCCTCACCGGTGTCGCCCTCGGCCTGGTGTTCGCCTACGCGCCCCGCGATCGCCGCACGCTGGTGCAGGTCGTGGCCTTCGTGGTGCTGTGGGCGCTGTTCTTCGCCGCGATCGCCTGGCGCACCGACCACCTCGTCGGATCGCTCGTTCCGGGCTTCGCCTGA
- a CDS encoding cell division protein CrgA, giving the protein MFNRFKRKSVDDNGPKPVRIGNRWAAPLMVACAVIGLAWIVVFYTISNTDVTIPGYSDLGGWNLVIGMGFILAAFGFAMKWE; this is encoded by the coding sequence GTGTTCAACAGGTTCAAGCGCAAGTCCGTCGACGACAACGGCCCCAAGCCGGTGCGCATCGGCAACCGGTGGGCCGCTCCTCTGATGGTCGCGTGCGCGGTCATCGGCCTGGCCTGGATCGTCGTGTTCTACACGATCAGCAACACCGACGTCACCATCCCCGGCTACAGCGACCTCGGTGGCTGGAACCTCGTGATCGGCATGGGATTCATCCTCGCGGCCTTCGGCTTCGCGATGAAGTGGGAGTGA
- a CDS encoding DUF881 domain-containing protein → MRDTPRHEGNNATVSRWSLLALALACVCGIVVVAAAVTSNGSDLRPAGGDLNSVLRDRAREVETRREEAARLQREVDAMSRKVDDADLRRDLRRVEALSGPAGLTPVQGPGLRIALEDAPRSVEFPGLDPNLLVVHQQDIQAFVNALWAGGAEAVTLQGQRLISSIGIKCVGNTVVLDGVPYAPPYVIEAIGDQAALRQALAASPEVATYTQYAERYSLGLDERAVDRIKAPAYDGSVSMRYATALD, encoded by the coding sequence GTGCGGGACACGCCACGTCATGAGGGGAACAACGCGACCGTCAGCAGGTGGAGCCTGCTGGCGCTGGCGCTGGCCTGCGTGTGCGGAATCGTGGTGGTCGCCGCCGCCGTGACGTCCAACGGATCGGACCTGCGCCCGGCCGGTGGAGACCTGAACTCGGTCCTGCGCGACCGGGCTCGTGAGGTCGAGACCCGGCGCGAGGAGGCGGCCCGGCTGCAACGCGAGGTCGACGCGATGAGCCGCAAGGTCGACGATGCGGACCTGCGTCGCGACCTGCGCCGCGTGGAGGCCCTCTCCGGCCCGGCCGGTCTGACGCCCGTCCAGGGACCCGGCCTGCGCATCGCACTGGAGGACGCCCCCCGCTCCGTCGAGTTCCCGGGACTGGACCCGAACCTGCTGGTGGTCCACCAGCAGGACATCCAGGCGTTCGTGAACGCCCTGTGGGCCGGCGGCGCCGAGGCGGTGACGCTCCAGGGCCAGCGGCTGATCAGCTCGATCGGGATCAAGTGCGTCGGCAACACCGTCGTGCTCGACGGCGTGCCGTACGCCCCGCCCTACGTCATCGAGGCGATCGGGGACCAGGCCGCTCTGCGCCAGGCGCTGGCCGCCTCGCCCGAGGTGGCGACCTACACGCAGTACGCCGAGCGCTACAGCCTCGGGCTCGACGAGCGCGCCGTGGACCGGATCAAGGCTCCGGCCTACGACGGCAGCGTCTCCATGCGGTACGCGACCGCCCTGGACTGA
- a CDS encoding PASTA domain-containing protein, which produces MPRRSHRPSRPPSCPRGEEEEKKGHAKWWALALVLLAIAAAIGVALMLNGGDEENAPPQVAVPRVEGLDVETATNRLESKNLTVGDTREQTSADIPEGQVMATDPEAGTTVDEGTAVDLVVSSGPELVDLPNLTSYSYDEAKDLLEGDQYGLKVKRQNTDSDQPKDRVLNSNPPPGSSVERGSTVTLIVSRGQVDVPNVVGQSADDARQALEDAGLKVSVQNDTSGTAPNGTVTAQSREPGSMVSPGTTITITVSRPPAPTTPTPTPTTEPTDDDLLP; this is translated from the coding sequence GTGCCACGCAGGTCGCACCGGCCGTCACGGCCCCCGTCCTGCCCCCGCGGCGAGGAGGAGGAGAAGAAGGGCCACGCCAAGTGGTGGGCCCTGGCGCTCGTCCTGCTGGCGATCGCGGCGGCGATCGGCGTGGCCCTGATGCTCAACGGCGGCGACGAGGAGAACGCGCCTCCGCAGGTCGCCGTGCCGCGGGTCGAGGGCCTCGACGTCGAGACCGCGACGAACCGGCTGGAGTCGAAGAACCTCACCGTGGGAGACACGCGCGAGCAGACCAGCGCCGACATCCCCGAGGGCCAGGTCATGGCGACCGATCCCGAGGCCGGCACCACGGTCGACGAGGGCACCGCGGTCGACCTCGTCGTCAGCTCCGGTCCGGAGCTGGTCGATCTGCCGAACCTCACGAGCTACTCGTACGACGAGGCCAAGGACCTGCTCGAGGGCGACCAGTACGGTCTCAAGGTCAAGCGTCAGAACACCGACAGCGACCAGCCGAAGGACCGCGTCCTCAACAGCAACCCGCCGCCGGGGTCCTCCGTCGAGCGCGGCAGCACCGTGACGCTCATCGTCTCGCGTGGTCAGGTCGACGTGCCCAACGTCGTCGGGCAGAGCGCGGACGACGCGCGCCAGGCGCTCGAGGACGCCGGCCTGAAGGTCTCGGTGCAGAACGACACGTCCGGCACCGCGCCGAACGGCACCGTCACGGCGCAGAGCCGCGAGCCCGGCAGCATGGTCTCGCCGGGGACGACGATCACCATCACGGTGTCGCGACCGCCGGCTCCCACCACGCCCACGCCCACCCCGACCACGGAGCCCACGGACGACGACCTCCTCCCCTGA